The region AGTGTGACACTAActaatccttttatttttatgACAACAGATGACTAAAAGAGGTGGAAAAGCTAAGGTATTAGCACCAGGAAAACTTCAAGAAGAACGAAATCGCATAATTAACAAGAAGCATATCGTTAGGAAACCTGCTCAAACAACATTGTCTATGCAGGATGCATCATCGGCACCAACACCAGCTCAGGCAGCACCGTCCGTGCAGGTTGCATCGTCGATGCCGACATCAGCTTCGAAAAAATCATCTGTGCAGGCTGCATCGTCGATGCCAACACCAGCTCAGGAAGCATCGTCCGTGCAGGTTGCATCATCAATGCCAACATCAGCTTCTAAAAAATCGTGTGTGCAGGCTGCATCGTTGATGCCAACACCAGCTCAGGCAGCATCGTCCGTGCAGGCTGCATCGTCGATGCCAACACAAGCTCAGGCAGCATCGTCTGTGCAGGCTGCATCGTCGATGCCAACACCAGCTCCAACTGTAGTACCTGTTCATGCCACTACCTTTGAGAAATTCAGTTTTATTCCTACTCCAACTTTAAGCCATCAAACAATGGCTGGCCCTCAAAGTATAAACCTTCAAACAATGGCTAGCCCTTCAAATTTGGCAGAGGAGGAAGATGTGGATGCTGATGAGGATGAGGCGGTGGGTCAAGAAACTATTACCCCTCTTGTGCCAACAATAGATGAGAATGGGAAAGTTATTATAAAACCATCTGGTACTGGGTAAGTCATATATATTCTCATAATTTAATAATTTAGTAGTTTTATTATTGTATTTTGTCTATAATATATATAACCTGTTAAGAAAGTTGAGAATATTACTATCCATATGATTCTTAATAATTTAGTAGTTTTATTATTGTATTTTGTAGGCTAGTTCCTGCCAAAGAAGTTGCTGGTGCCATTAATTATGCGATACGCAAACAATTTTATAAACCTATACATCATTGGTCTGCACTCGATCCTGATACGAAAGCTGATTGGTTTAAGTTGTTTGGAGTAAGTATTTATTGACTTTTGTCACTTAAGTTGAtcaaattatatttaaaaaagtAACTAATTGGTTATTAATATTAATTAtgtgattttaattatttttaggAGAAGGTTTCGTGGGATCCTTTCGATCATGCATTTGTCTATAGTGCATTtgaaaaaaaaggaagaaaacGATTAAACGACATGTTGGGGAAGGCGAGGAGAAAAGGGACTCGACCTTCATGGATTGGTGATGATGCTTGGGTTGAACTTCA is a window of Lathyrus oleraceus cultivar Zhongwan6 chromosome 6, CAAS_Psat_ZW6_1.0, whole genome shotgun sequence DNA encoding:
- the LOC127095108 gene encoding uncharacterized protein LOC127095108, which gives rise to MTKRGGKAKVLAPGKLQEERNRIINKKHIVRKPAQTTLSMQDASSAPTPAQAAPSVQVASSMPTSASKKSSVQAASSMPTPAQEASSVQVASSMPTSASKKSCVQAASLMPTPAQAASSVQAASSMPTQAQAASSVQAASSMPTPAPTVVPVHATTFEKFSFIPTPTLSHQTMAGPQSINLQTMASPSNLAEEEDVDADEDEAVGQETITPLVPTIDENGKVIIKPSGTGLVPAKEVAGAINYAIRKQFYKPIHHWSALDPDTKADWFKLFGEKVSWDPFDHAFVYSAFEKKGRKRLNDMLGKARRKGTRPSWIGDDAWVELQTYWKKTEFLVVSSQNKTNRASARGGAVHTTGRKAHIDVALQLSRELQRDLRPDELFLKTHKRKNGEWVDSRAASTYTFKEKFDAELQPTEEGNGEVVQVLDGERVNQLWTEAAGGRNRGRVYGAADLAINLKRGSKSFTQQSQTPQHSMFGMSLEAERAARIRAEQIAEAATTQLQEANEAMRAATEAAKAATETAQRMEREMNAWKEFMMKKFDTSTFVSHSHHYDDDLDDQSLDED